A genomic region of Sciurus carolinensis chromosome 7, mSciCar1.2, whole genome shotgun sequence contains the following coding sequences:
- the Snrnp48 gene encoding U11/U12 small nuclear ribonucleoprotein 48 kDa protein codes for MEDEPPPLEERRRLQEELSEFVESCCRTLEEVTSSLGWSLDQLDPGEEEAEEDEVVICPYDSNHHMPKSSLAKHMESCRLRKLGYTKEEEDEMYNPDFFYENVKIPSITLNKDSQFQIIKQARAAVGKDGDCYNQRMYSSLPVEVPLNHKRFVCDLTQADRLALYDFVVEETKKKRSDSQIIENDSDLFVDLAAKVNQDNSRKSPKSYLEILAEVRDYKRRRQSYRAKNVHITKKSYTEVIRDVINVHMEELSNHWQEEQEKAEDDAEKNEERRSASVDSRQSGGSYLDAESSRHRRDRSRSPHKRKRNKDKDKNSESRRRKERDGERHHSHKRRKQKI; via the exons ATGGAAGACGAGCCACCTCCCCTGGAGGAGAGACGGAGGCTGCAGGAGGAGCTGAGCGAGTTTGTGGAGAGTTGCTGCCGAACGCTGGAGGAGGTGACCTCGTCCCTGGGCTGGAGCCTTGATCAGCTGGACCCCGGGGAAGAGGAGGCGGAGGAG GATGAAGTTGTGATTTGTCCTTATGATTCCAATCATCACATGCCAAAATCGTCTTTAGCAAAGCACATGGAATCTTGTAGATTGAGGAAGCTGGGCTATACCAAGGAAGAAGAG GATGAAATGTATAATCCTGATTTTTTCTATGAGAATGTGAAAATTCCTTCAATTACTTTGA ATAAGGACTCACAATTCCAGATAATTAAACAAGCTAGAGCTGCAGTTGGAAAAGATGGTGACTGTTACAATCAAA gaATGTATTCTTCATTGCCTGTTGAAGTTCCTCTGAATCATAAACGGTTTGTTTGTGATCTAACCCAAGCCGATCGTCTTGCCCTTTATGATTTTGTTGTGGAGGAGACGAAGAAAAAGCGCTCTGATTCTCAAATCATTGAAAACGATAGTGATCTCTTTGTAGACTTGGCTGCCAAAGTTAATCAAG ACAATAGTCGAAAAAGTCCAAAATCTTACCTTGAAATCCTGGCAGAAGTGAGAGATTATAAAAGAAGACGCCAGTCCTATAGAGCTAAGAATGTTCACATAACCAAGAAATCATATACTGAG GTGATTCGGGATGTGATAAATGTGCACATGGAAGAACTCAGTAACCATTGGCAGGAAGAACAGGAAAAAGCAGAGGATGATGCTGAAAA aaatgaagaaaggcgATCAGCTTCAGTGGATTCACGGCAGTCTGGTGGAAGCTACTTGGATGCTGAGAGTTCACGACATAGGAGGGATCGGAGTAGGAgcccacacaaaagaaaaagaaataaagataaggaTAAAAACTCTGAGtcgaggagaaggaaagagag GGATGGGGAAAGACATCATAGtcataaaagaagaaagcaaaaaatataa